The Tistrella mobilis genome window below encodes:
- the ilvN gene encoding acetolactate synthase small subunit, which yields MVIKNEPITQHTISVLVDNESGVLARVIGLFSGRGYNIDSLTVAEVNETRTRSRITIVTSGTPMIIEQIKAQLTRLVPVHAVTDLTQSGPFVGRELALVKVACTGERRVESLRIADIFRARVVDSTHESFIFEMTGSTEKIEAFINLMRPLGLADVARTGIAALSRGAAPLASERGRF from the coding sequence CGATCTCGGTGCTGGTCGACAACGAAAGCGGCGTGCTCGCCCGCGTCATCGGCCTGTTCTCGGGCCGCGGCTACAATATCGACAGCCTGACCGTCGCCGAGGTGAACGAGACGCGCACCCGTTCGCGCATCACCATCGTGACCTCGGGCACGCCGATGATCATCGAGCAGATCAAGGCCCAGCTCACCCGGCTGGTGCCGGTGCATGCGGTGACCGACCTGACCCAGAGCGGCCCCTTCGTCGGCCGCGAACTGGCGCTGGTCAAGGTCGCCTGCACCGGGGAGCGCCGGGTCGAGTCGCTGCGCATCGCCGATATCTTCCGCGCCCGCGTGGTCGACAGCACCCATGAGAGCTTCATCTTCGAGATGACCGGCTCGACCGAAAAGATCGAGGCCTTCATCAATCTGATGCGGCCGCTGGGGCTTGCCGATGTGGCGCGCACCGGCATCGCGGCCCTGTCGCGCGGAGCGGCGCCGCTCGCCTCCGAGCGGGGCCGTTTCTGA
- the ilvC gene encoding ketol-acid reductoisomerase, whose translation MRVYYDRDADLNLIKTKTVAIIGYGSQGHAHAANLRDSGVNVIVGLRAGSATRAKAEGAGFTVHTPDEAAKLADVVMVLTPDELHADLYEQDLRDNLKEGAALVVAHGLSIHFGLIQPRADIDVFMVAPKGPGHTVRSEYLKGGGVPSLVAVAQDVSGNALETALSYACGLGAGRAGIIETSFKEECETDLFGEQAVLCGGVTHLITAGFETLVEAGYAPEMAYFECLHEMKLIVDLMYEGGIANMRYSISNTAEYGDYVSGPRVITPAVKAEMKKILEDIQGGRFTRDWVLENAARQSSFKAMRRRNAEHQIEEVGEKLRAMMPWIAANRLVDKTKN comes from the coding sequence ATGCGCGTCTACTACGATCGCGATGCCGACCTGAACCTGATCAAGACCAAGACGGTCGCGATCATCGGCTATGGCAGCCAGGGCCATGCCCATGCGGCGAACCTCCGCGACAGCGGCGTCAACGTGATCGTGGGCCTGCGTGCGGGCTCCGCGACCCGCGCCAAGGCCGAGGGCGCCGGCTTCACCGTCCACACCCCCGACGAGGCCGCGAAGCTGGCCGATGTGGTGATGGTGCTCACCCCGGACGAGCTGCATGCCGACCTCTACGAGCAGGATCTGCGCGACAACCTGAAGGAGGGTGCCGCCCTCGTCGTCGCCCATGGCCTGTCGATCCATTTCGGCCTGATCCAGCCGCGCGCCGATATCGACGTGTTCATGGTGGCGCCCAAGGGTCCCGGCCATACGGTGCGCAGCGAATACCTGAAGGGCGGCGGCGTGCCGAGCCTGGTCGCCGTGGCGCAGGACGTGTCGGGCAATGCGCTTGAGACCGCGCTCTCCTATGCCTGCGGCCTGGGTGCCGGCCGCGCCGGCATCATCGAGACCAGCTTCAAGGAAGAGTGCGAGACCGACCTGTTCGGTGAGCAGGCCGTGCTCTGCGGCGGCGTGACCCATCTGATCACCGCCGGCTTCGAGACCCTGGTCGAGGCGGGTTATGCCCCCGAGATGGCCTATTTCGAGTGCCTGCACGAGATGAAGCTGATCGTCGACCTCATGTATGAGGGCGGCATCGCCAACATGCGCTACTCGATCTCGAACACCGCCGAATATGGCGACTACGTGTCGGGCCCGCGGGTGATCACCCCGGCCGTGAAGGCCGAGATGAAGAAGATCCTGGAGGACATCCAGGGTGGCCGCTTCACCCGCGACTGGGTGCTGGAGAACGCCGCCCGTCAGTCGAGCTTCAAGGCCATGCGCCGTCGCAATGCCGAGCACCAGATCGAAGAGGTCGGTGAGAAGCTGCGCGCCATGATGCCCTGGATCGCGGCCAACCGCCTGGTCGACAAGACGAAGAACTGA
- a CDS encoding YihY/virulence factor BrkB family protein yields MTAEDGRTGTLRGQAEHRLDPDGAPAEHEARGRHARGPGEMPVRGWKDVLWRTVRQVIEDRVEAVAAGVAFYTLLAIFPGITALISIYGLFADPAAVVEHMTLLGDVLPAGPVQLMSEQMMRVSRQPQGQLGFGALFSLAIALWSANQGMKAMFDALDVAYGERQSRSFLLFTLVTLGFTLAAILSTALVLAALAILPVVLDVLPPGTSAERLLDIGRWPLLVAIVVLGTSVLYRYAPSRRTARWRWVTPGGCLAAVVWLIASMAFSWYVANLAGYDRMYGPLGAVVVFMTWIWISVMIVLVGAELNAELEHQTACDSTEGRPKPMGRRGAYVADTLGKLP; encoded by the coding sequence ATGACGGCAGAGGACGGCCGGACGGGCACGCTGCGCGGCCAGGCCGAACACCGGCTCGATCCGGATGGCGCGCCGGCCGAACACGAGGCCCGTGGCCGCCATGCCCGCGGGCCGGGCGAGATGCCGGTGCGCGGCTGGAAGGATGTTCTCTGGCGCACCGTCCGGCAGGTGATCGAGGATCGGGTGGAGGCCGTGGCGGCGGGGGTCGCCTTCTACACCCTGCTCGCCATCTTCCCCGGCATCACCGCGCTGATCTCGATCTACGGCCTGTTCGCCGATCCGGCGGCGGTGGTGGAGCATATGACCCTGCTGGGCGATGTGCTGCCCGCAGGCCCCGTGCAGCTGATGTCCGAACAGATGATGCGGGTGTCCCGCCAGCCCCAGGGGCAGCTGGGCTTCGGGGCGCTGTTCAGCCTCGCCATTGCCCTCTGGAGCGCCAATCAGGGCATGAAGGCGATGTTCGATGCGCTCGACGTCGCCTATGGCGAGCGGCAGTCGCGCTCCTTCCTGCTCTTCACCCTGGTCACCCTGGGCTTCACGCTGGCCGCCATCCTGTCGACGGCGCTGGTGCTGGCGGCCCTCGCCATCCTGCCGGTGGTGCTGGATGTGCTGCCGCCCGGCACCTCGGCCGAACGGCTGCTCGATATCGGCCGCTGGCCATTGCTGGTGGCGATCGTCGTTCTGGGCACCAGTGTGCTCTATCGCTATGCCCCCAGCCGCAGGACCGCCCGCTGGCGCTGGGTCACCCCCGGCGGCTGTCTGGCGGCCGTGGTCTGGCTGATCGCCTCGATGGCCTTCTCGTGGTACGTGGCGAACCTCGCCGGTTATGACCGGATGTATGGCCCGCTGGGGGCGGTGGTGGTGTTCATGACCTGGATCTGGATCTCGGTGATGATCGTGCTGGTCGGCGCCGAGCTGAATGCCGAGCTGGAACACCAGACCGCCTGCGACTCGACCGAAGGCCGGCCCAAGCCGATGGGGCGGCGTGGGGCCTATGTCGCCGACACGCTGGGCAAGCTGCCCTGA
- a CDS encoding DUF924 family protein: MIADGATLDRVLDFWFGELGPADWFGAGERLDEVIGDRFGRVLAAARRGCCAPWRSTPRGRLAEILVLDQFSRHIHRGTPDAFAADGMALALAQEAVAGGHDLKLTVTERKFLYLPFEHSESLSVHVQAVALFTALGDADALDWERRHLAVLERFGRYPHRNEVLGRISTPEEQVYLEEPGAGF; encoded by the coding sequence ATGATCGCCGACGGCGCCACGCTCGACCGGGTGCTCGATTTCTGGTTCGGAGAACTCGGGCCCGCCGACTGGTTCGGCGCGGGAGAACGCCTGGACGAGGTGATCGGCGACCGCTTCGGCCGGGTTCTGGCCGCTGCCCGCCGCGGCTGCTGTGCCCCCTGGCGCAGCACGCCCCGCGGCCGGCTGGCGGAGATCCTGGTGCTCGACCAGTTCTCCCGCCACATCCATCGCGGCACGCCGGACGCCTTCGCCGCCGACGGCATGGCACTCGCCCTGGCTCAGGAAGCGGTCGCCGGCGGCCACGACCTGAAGCTGACCGTCACCGAGCGGAAGTTCCTCTATCTGCCCTTCGAACATTCCGAAAGCCTGAGCGTGCATGTCCAGGCGGTGGCCCTGTTCACGGCCCTGGGCGATGCCGATGCGCTCGACTGGGAACGCCGCCATCTGGCGGTGCTGGAACGTTTCGGCCGCTACCCCCATCGCAACGAGGTGCTGGGCCGGATCTCGACGCCCGAGGAGCAGGTCTATCTGGAAGAGCCCGGGGCGGGCTTCTGA